A single genomic interval of Methanococcus voltae harbors:
- a CDS encoding ABC transporter substrate-binding protein has protein sequence MAFSGCVSTPSNDGDIPTIKLGHLPSDHDAPLHVATENPELFREKYGVYLKNVDGNNYELYENDEKIANVESVLITQGGAQIMTLLSQGQLDMGINGVPPVVFSVDSGTKAKILAGINEEGSAFVVRNDIPAETWPEFIAWVKEQNAAGKQVNIGHPLPVSIQYVMIKSALDYENITYTENSEDKSAMVYLMNCKGQGSMSKLLEKGDLDAVIAWEPTPEILKINNIAKPVAYSAELPPEGAWIGHSCCVLVASEEAISDNRDVVKAMTKLMLAANKEINNNPTLAVNACSKQLGTPLEVEELSIPNIKFAESVDKLQVFGPQFVKVMDEQGMMQNELKGLSEKEIQDKLYDFSIFEEVSKEVQEA, from the coding sequence TTGGCATTTTCTGGTTGCGTAAGTACCCCATCAAATGACGGAGACATTCCTACAATTAAATTGGGACATTTACCATCTGACCACGATGCACCATTACACGTAGCAACAGAAAACCCCGAATTATTTAGGGAAAAATACGGCGTTTACTTGAAAAATGTAGACGGAAATAACTATGAATTGTACGAAAACGACGAAAAAATAGCAAATGTTGAATCAGTTCTCATCACACAAGGTGGAGCCCAGATTATGACATTATTATCACAAGGTCAGCTCGATATGGGTATTAACGGAGTTCCTCCAGTTGTATTTTCCGTAGATAGCGGTACAAAAGCTAAAATTTTAGCGGGAATCAACGAAGAAGGTTCTGCATTTGTTGTAAGAAACGATATACCTGCAGAAACCTGGCCTGAATTCATTGCTTGGGTTAAAGAGCAAAACGCAGCAGGTAAACAAGTTAATATCGGTCATCCATTACCTGTTTCAATCCAATATGTGATGATAAAATCAGCATTGGATTACGAAAATATTACATATACTGAAAATAGCGAAGATAAAAGCGCTATGGTATACTTAATGAACTGTAAAGGTCAAGGTTCAATGTCTAAATTACTTGAAAAAGGAGACTTGGATGCAGTAATTGCTTGGGAACCTACGCCTGAAATATTAAAAATAAACAATATTGCGAAACCTGTAGCATACAGTGCTGAATTACCACCTGAAGGTGCTTGGATAGGTCATTCCTGCTGTGTTTTAGTTGCTTCAGAAGAAGCAATTTCAGACAACAGAGATGTAGTTAAAGCTATGACTAAATTAATGTTAGCTGCAAACAAAGAAATTAATAATAACCCTACGTTAGCAGTGAACGCTTGTTCAAAACAATTAGGTACTCCTTTAGAAGTAGAAGAATTATCTATTCCTAACATCAAATTTGCTGAAAGTGTGGACAAATTACAAGTATTTGGCCCTCAATTCGTAAAAGTTATGGATGAACAAGGAATGATGCAAAATGAATTGAAAGGTTTATCTGAAAAAGAAATCCAAGATAAATTATACGATTTCTCAATATTTGAAGAAGTTTCAAAAGAAGTTCAGGAAGCTTAA
- a CDS encoding FIST N-terminal domain-containing protein, translated as MQFIQYGFGTSEDNNPLKAGAHATSDALKNIEKHSESPTIAFLYSSPEYNPEEVLNGVRLVLDKNTPIVGSSSNFQIVNKKVVSNGVSVGILSSKYISVGIGVDLGASVNPKEAGRNAVRDAIDNLGMSPKLIYVLMDFCKSEVSVMESIIDEVGYTIPIFGGISSDNLEFKKMYQYCNDSYFDSVVCVAFGGDLIPKISYGRYKNTEEDLNITEVVKNNKNTKNIKDNKNTKDIKNTKNIKDIKDDNDNKIEKFDDIHYLENKLLITENTKRKIIKINGKDAIEQYKELIKYNGSVNDLKKDKQFYLANPVGMVANNEEIYLKGPVNLLDNHMATASYIRNHQELKHIKIDNNIVDDLFNQNIDILENSPPYYNKPAITFCTVSTMLMETHKDLLTDRLEQYKLGDLLGLSTYGEIIFGDIRNYDITMCGICPDLVSISAKEGIHMITKHPATRETLIKIDELGGSVKVEELAKALGIHRRSAYDRVDPILKHGFAEKENAIIQLTEFGKILLKFGLIFSKKENQ; from the coding sequence GTGCAATTTATACAATATGGATTTGGAACATCTGAAGATAATAACCCCTTAAAAGCAGGGGCTCACGCAACTTCTGATGCTCTAAAAAACATAGAAAAACATTCTGAAAGCCCGACTATTGCCTTTTTATATTCTTCACCGGAATACAATCCTGAGGAAGTTTTAAACGGTGTAAGATTGGTTTTAGATAAAAATACTCCAATTGTAGGCAGTAGCTCTAATTTTCAAATTGTAAACAAAAAAGTTGTTTCAAATGGTGTTTCAGTAGGTATTTTAAGTTCGAAATATATTAGTGTAGGCATCGGTGTGGATTTAGGTGCGAGTGTAAATCCAAAAGAAGCAGGAAGAAACGCAGTTCGTGATGCAATCGATAATTTAGGAATGTCTCCTAAATTAATATATGTATTAATGGATTTTTGTAAATCTGAAGTAAGCGTAATGGAAAGTATAATCGATGAAGTAGGATATACCATTCCAATTTTTGGGGGCATCTCTTCAGATAATTTAGAATTTAAAAAAATGTATCAATACTGTAATGATTCTTACTTTGATAGTGTAGTTTGTGTAGCTTTTGGAGGTGATTTAATACCTAAAATCTCCTATGGGCGTTATAAGAACACTGAAGAAGATTTGAATATTACTGAAGTTGTTAAAAATAATAAAAATACTAAAAATATTAAAGATAATAAAAATACTAAAGATATTAAAAATACTAAAAATATTAAAGATATTAAAGATGATAACGACAATAAAATCGAAAAATTTGATGATATACATTATTTAGAAAATAAGCTTTTAATAACTGAAAATACAAAGAGAAAAATTATTAAAATAAATGGTAAGGATGCAATAGAGCAATATAAAGAACTTATCAAATACAATGGTTCAGTAAATGATTTGAAGAAAGATAAACAGTTTTATTTAGCAAATCCCGTGGGTATGGTTGCAAATAATGAAGAAATCTATTTAAAAGGACCTGTAAATTTATTGGATAACCATATGGCTACAGCATCCTACATTCGTAATCATCAAGAATTAAAACATATCAAAATTGATAATAACATTGTAGATGACTTATTTAATCAAAATATTGATATTTTGGAAAATTCGCCCCCTTACTATAATAAACCTGCAATTACATTTTGTACTGTATCTACAATGCTAATGGAAACCCATAAAGATTTACTAACTGACCGATTAGAACAGTATAAACTTGGGGATTTATTGGGGTTATCTACTTACGGGGAAATTATCTTTGGAGATATACGGAATTATGATATTACGATGTGCGGTATTTGCCCAGACCTTGTAAGTATAAGTGCAAAAGAGGGTATTCATATGATAACCAAGCACCCTGCAACTCGAGAAACCTTGATAAAAATTGATGAGTTAGGTGGTTCCGTTAAAGTTGAAGAATTAGCTAAAGCATTAGGTATTCATAGACGTTCTGCTTATGATAGGGTGGACCCTATATTAAAACACGGTTTTGCAGAAAAAGAGAATGCGATAATACAATTAACAGAATTTGGTAAAATATTACTTAAATTTGGATTGATATTCAGTAAAAAAGAAAATCAATAA
- a CDS encoding response regulator produces the protein MKILVVEDEEDILNLVKLILEIEGHDVKTVSSGSMAIEELKNGIPDLIILDIMMPEMNGWEFLEISRGKYGKIPVIVFTANAQCNNIKIAQEKKVDYLIKPFDKQALVDKVKEYDSSW, from the coding sequence ATGAAAATACTTGTTGTGGAAGATGAAGAAGATATATTAAATTTAGTAAAATTAATCCTTGAAATTGAAGGACACGACGTGAAAACTGTTTCAAGTGGCTCTATGGCAATAGAAGAATTGAAAAATGGAATTCCCGACTTAATAATACTCGATATTATGATGCCTGAGATGAATGGTTGGGAATTTTTAGAAATATCTCGAGGAAAATACGGGAAAATCCCAGTTATTGTATTTACTGCAAATGCACAATGTAATAATATAAAAATAGCTCAAGAAAAAAAAGTGGACTATTTAATAAAACCATTTGATAAGCAAGCATTAGTTGATAAAGTAAAAGAATATGACAGTTCTTGGTAA